From Triticum aestivum cultivar Chinese Spring chromosome 7B, IWGSC CS RefSeq v2.1, whole genome shotgun sequence:
gtatgaatggcatattttctaatctttctaatcttcaagcgcattgcatccatcttgatcttgtgatcatcgacgacatccgcaacatgcaactccaatatcatcttctcctcctcaatttttttaattttttccttcaacaaattgttttcttcttcaactaaatttaacctctcgacaatcgggtcggttggaatttccggttcaacaacctcctagataaataaaatctatgtcacgttggtcggcataattgtcataaacaataaatgaaccaatagttatgaaaagataatatataccacatctgaatcatagacaggacgagggccgacgggggcggataccaaaaccatcgcactatataagatgcaataataaaagtaagaaaattatacaagtatctatataaatatacaagtaatatttttttcctttcagaaagaagataagaacaagaggctcaccacggtggtgccggcgacaagatcggcgcgggtgatcgacgacggtgaagacggggacgggacgtgacggaccgctaaacctagacaaatattgaggaaaatggagtttggaggtcgagcttggagaggagaaagcttaagtagtgtggctcgggcattccatcgaacacctcgtgtacataggaggtgagctagagcaccacaaagctctcccctcgccggccacgaaaaacagagcactgggagtgctctgctcgcgggcgaggggtagatataggcaactaattggtcccggttcgttccacgaaccgggactaaagggcagcctttggtcccggttcactacaccaaccgggaccaatggttgtgggctaggagcgaggcgcattggtcccggttcgtcccactaaccggaaccaataggtccagtcgagccgggaccaatggcccacgtggcctggccggcccccgggcgggtccaatgccaccattggtcccggttctggattgaaccgggactaatgggctgacccggcctggacaattgcccccttttctactagtgaaggcctagggttcatactttcactagtgcaatctctcaacggtgctaacataattgaatcatataacaatccttcagtgtgcgacaaagaatcactccaaagttcctatcggagAACGTAGGAAGAAAGGGTGTATTAACCCATATGCCTAGATGAACTCAATGTCACATTAGGAAtacgcaagttgattaccaaaataTATATCAAGTGACTCAATAGAATCCCGCaatgtcaccatgggtatccacatgcaagacatacatcaagtggtctcaaatccaatattcaatccaacataacgaaacctcaaatagcaagactcaattcatcacaacaagatagagagggagaaataccatatgatccgactatactaACAAAGCTCGTggttacatcaagatcgtgccagatcaagaacacgagagagagagagatcaaacacatagccactggtacataccctcagcctgagggtgaactactccctcctcatcatggagaccgccaggatgatgaagatggcctccggtgatgatttcccactcCGGTAGGGGCCCGTAAAAGGCCTCTAAATGATATCACTTTCATAGAGAGGCTTACAGCGGCGGCGTGGAAGTCCTAGATTTCTTTCAGGAAGTTTCGTTATTTATAATGATTTTTTGCGTTGGTTTAACGTCAAGGGAAGTCCCGAGAGACCCACGAGCTCACTCGGGGCCGCCTCCTAAGGTCGTGGCTCAcctggacactactagggaaaagcctagtagtagtgcgggttaAATAGCTAGTATAGCGCgggaacccgcgctactactatgacgATACAACTAACTTgaagtagtagcgcgggtgcgcccgcgctactagtacgtctcttagtagtagcgtgggtgccacccgcgctactactattaatttcaaaaacaaaaaaaaatctcgaCCCCGTGCGTTCTGTCAATGGCAGCAATGCTTCGATCCAGCGACGCTAGGGGTCGCCAGAGCTACGGAACGGCAGAGGCAGACAAGATCCAGCGTCGGCTGCTGCAGAGGGCCCGGATCCATGGCTGAGCAAGGCggcggcgtggggctcctcttcgCAGCCAAGGCAGCGAGCTCCTGGTCGTCCATGGCGATGACCTGCAAGGACAAGGACATGGGAGGGTGAGTGAAACCAGAGGGCAGAGGGAAAAAGAGAaagaagggagagaggaaggagatggagggagcACCGGGGCTAGTCGTTGGTGGTGAGGTGCTCTAGTGTGGTGGCGGGAGGCGAGGGGGAAGATCGGCAAACTCCTGGATGCCAGCGGTGCGAGGCGACGGCCTCATTGGGCGCCATGGAGGCGGAGACGCGCATGGGCAGGAGCGCCATGGGAGAGCCtatttttacccctcgctactattaTGGCATGTTCCGGgaggcacggtagagaccgcttagtagtagcgaggggtaaaaacccgcgctactactatcaacttagtagtagcgcgggtttataaccctcgctatggcctgttcggggggggggggggggggggggacacgatagagaccgcttagtagtagtgaAGGTTAAAAATCCGcgctactatcaacttagtagtagcgaggtgtaaaaacccgcgctagcaggagcgaggggtataaacccacgctactaataagcgtctgtgtataagcttttctctagtagtgggacgcgtctgtgtataagcttttctctagtagtgggaCTTCGTCTGGTCCACCTTCGAGGCTTCGTGGGTCTCTACttatccataaaaaatcaccgtaaagtttcgtggcaattGGACTTCACATTTTTCGCAAATAAAAAATAGCCAAAAACACAGGAACTAAAGCTGAGCACTAGATCAACAGGTTAGTCCATCAAAATCATATAAAAAtgcaccaaaaccatatagaacttagatacgttagagacgtatcatcatccttaagcttaattccagcttgttctggagtaggtaaatgataaaagaaataattacaATGAACTAACAGAATCGTATACAAACTAAAAAGCTTCAGAAAAATGGTACACTAGCTTAACTAACAGCACGTTTTGGTACAATTTGCTCTCCCTCCACCCTGTGTGGGTTCCCAGTCGTCACTGGGACAGAGAAATAAAAGCAACGAAAAAGAAAGAACCCGTGCCGTGATTCGAACAGGGGACCGACCAAAATACCGCACGCTCACTGACCACTACACCACAAAAGAGAATGCAGATATCCTTCCCAGCTTCAAATGTGTGGTGGCCTTTTCGGCTGTTTACGTTCTTTTATTTCGTTTTTTTTCTTTCAACTTTTTTCAGATCTTGGGATTCTTCGGCTTTTTTTGCGCATTTCATTTTACATACCTTTTGCAATGTATTGTGTACTAGACAAATACTCTGCGGATCCAGTCTGCCTCATCTTGAAGATAACATTACATTCCATATGATGAATTCACGATGTAATTCATTCACAGGATATCAGACCCTTACTGAAAGAGAGTAAAGTTTCAAGGTTTTGTTTAGGCTCTATATTTCATGAAGTTTTTGAAAATTATGTAAGATATTGGAGTTGCTCTAGGAAATAAGTGTGTTCTATAAAAAAAAAGTTCTGATACAGTAGAGAaatatattttagaattttttttgtatgtGTTCCATAAAAAAAAGttcaatatatatatatgaatttgTTTACCATATATTTTTAGTGTGTATTTAAAAAACGTTCATCATATAATTAAGAAAGATCACCATATATTTAAAAAGTTCAATATATATAACCAATTATTCATCATATATTAATAATTTTCAGTGTGTATTTATATAATAATGATCCGTTTGAATTTACAAAAAAAATCATATATTAAAAATTCCAATGTAACTCCGCCTATGTGTTttaggcatagccggtcccaagcccgggtaaagaagaagggttgtgataggcttggcgagccaacgtaaaaactagccagtcccatgGGTATGAGACCCATTTAAGCGAGAGTAGTattaggatgggtgaccttttggaaAGTCCTCGTTAAAGGGTTTCATAtataagggttgtgataggcttggcgagccaacgtaaaaactagtcagtcctttgggtatgaaacccatttggacgagagtagtactaggatgggtgacctcctgggaagtcctcgtgaaagggtttcatctagcctaccccaacttgtttgggacaaaaggcttagaaaaagaagaagaagattaaaaagtccaatgtgtatttgaaaaaaaagTGCACTGTATATTAAAAAAGTTCACTGTATATTGTAAAAGGTATATAAAAAAGAGATGTGTAAAAGTAGAAAAGGGAAAACACCGTAGAATACCCAAGATCTGAAAAAAGATAGAAGGGAAAAACACATAAGAAAATTAAAACAATCAAAAAAGGCGAGCACGTATCCGAAACTTAGAGCATATAAATGGGTCTGCCTCTTTGATGTGAAGGGTAGAGTGGTGTTGTGGTCAACGAGCGCTCCGTACGTTGGTCTGCGGTTCGAGTGTACTACCATTTTTCTAGGGTTTTTAGTTTGTGCATATGAATTTATTACTCCCTATGTAAACTAATATTGATCTAAATGatgttatattagtttacagagggaataGTCCGCTGCAACTTGTGGGAGTACAACTTTATGATAAATCAGCGACGATATTTAATATGGGTGGCACGATTCTGCTAATTTGTAACGCACACCACAAATCTATTCGTATCTTATTTAGCTAGTCGGACACCCAGTCTGACATGGTTGGCCCACCTGCCAGGGCCCACAGCAAGAGGGCAGAGCTTTAGCCACTGCAAATCAGAGCACACGTGTCAGTCTCAGATTGGCCGAGCGACGTGGAAGCTGAGGATAAGCATTCCTCCCCGGCAGTCGAACATTGACAATACTTCCATCCAGGCAGTTCACGCTTTTGTGCAGAAAAAGTTTATAAAAGAAGCCATCCATCCGCGAAACCCACCCGCACAAATCCAAACAGCATTCGCCCGTCGGCTTCCACCCTCCCCCTCACGCGCgcgacctcgtcgccgtcggctCGGAGATCTCGCCCGCCGGCCATGGACGCCGTCGACTCCGTCGTGGACCCCCTCCGCGAGTTCGCCAAGGACAGCGTCCGCCTCGTCAAGCGCTGCCACAAGCCCGACCGCAAGGGTAAATCCTCAACCGCTGAGCGTCCTCCGCCTCCTGGTCTTCGGATCCGGTTTGTTTCCGTCCAGGTCTGACGCAGTTTCGCTCTCCAGAGTTCACCAAGGTGGCGGCGCGGACGGCGATCGGGTTCGTCGTCATGGGGTTCGTGGGGTTCTTCGTCAAGCTCATCTTCATCCCCATCAACAACATCATCGTCGGCTCCGGCTAGGTACGTCCGCGTCTCCCTCTTGCCTGCACGGCTTAGGCTTGGATCCTGTTGTCTCGCGGTGTGATCTGTCGGATCTGCGGCGCGCGCGCCTGCCCCCGTCGATTTTGCGGCTGCGGGCCTGCGAAATTGAGTTCTGTGGACCTTGGGACTACGAACTTGTTTGTCGGGTTTTAGCACGTCTTCTTAGGACATTCCTGCGATATGAGCAATATTAGTAATTTGGAAATTAGTAGATCCTTTTTTCATCCGAATAAACCCGCCAATTACTTAGCTGGTTACCCTTGACTCACCCGAATTGGGGGTTGACTGTTAATTTACAAGTTTGTTTCACCATGTAAATCATCCCACGAGTGAGACCGGACAAATTGAAATTCTGAATGATTTGTTTGTGAGAAGTAATCCGTTTTTTTAACTTCATAACATTTTGATTTGatagtactatcccaaaattcaaTAACCATTGGTCTGAATATTGGTCTGGGCAACTAGAAACAGCAGCTATTTTGAGGAACTGGATGTAATGAGGGTGGCAATCTCTTCCTCCGGACTATGATAATGCGAATTCGGGTGATGCAACTTTAGTTTGTAACAACCTCATCTACCCTGGATGATTGTGCTTGATTCCTTCATCTACCCTGGATGTGCACATCCTTGATTCTTTCTCGGTGGTTCCGTCTCATGATTTTTGCATGGCCACTTCTGTTTCTGAGAATCATAACTCTGTTCCGTATCGACGTCAATGTGCCATACCATCAACCGTAAACTGAAGCCTTCTGAATGTGTGGCATGTTGTGGAATAGAAAAGCATAGGATGTGCCAGTTTTCTTTCCTCTTGCCCATGGCATTACCTCATTTCCGCCCTGGTGAAGTTCCTGTTCTCATGTGAGTATAAGCAGTGTACTAACGGACCCTTCTGTTTCGCTGCAGGTTGGAGGACGACATGATGCGGGGATAGTGCGATGCCGGCGGTTGGGCCTGCGGTGTGTTGAATTAGGCGCCCAAAGTTCGTTCTGAAGTTGTTGTTGAAGACCTGTTTTGTGAGAAATTgtcaccagcttcatcttcgtaatGAGTATAGACCTTGAAGTAGCGAGTTATAAAGTTTATGTTTTGTCATAATTCCCTGTGGTGCAAGGTAGATCGCTGATCGCAAGTGCTGATTACCGGTGATACGCGCACCACTGCCAACTACTTGGGCCACACTCACACGGTTCTGAAAATATAGAAATATGAAAAACGTAAGAATCTAGAAATAAGAATATACTCACTCCATCCGGAAATatttgtcggaggaatggatgtatctagacgtattttaattttagatacatccatttttatgcatttctccgacgagtatttccggacggagggagtatttgcttgGTATATGCAACCATCAACGAAATCAAAACACAGTTACAAACTACCTCAGCCGAGAGCCACATCGTATGGCATGAAGAGAAAGGTGTGAAGTAACTGTGGATTTTGTACCAACACACAACAGGTACATGACCTATATACACCACCCATTCTATACTCAGACATCTGTGCTTCACTTTACCGAGCAGATACATGGTCTATATGTTTTCCTCTCGTCCttggcggctggaaccctagccgccgcacgGGGAGGCCGATCTTCCAACACCGCTCTTCGGCGGCTCCCCTCCGttggcgacctcggtcgtcggtggtgaggggggtcacCGAATCCACGCGGGTGGATCGCTTTTACTCtctcgtagtctaggtttttaggttgttcatcgtctttgctttGGCGGCGACGATGACAATGCTGAATAAAGATACTTCAGATCCTTCCCTaacgaggccatcggtcctatggttggggatggatttagaaaccagtctgttcaagtaaggatggcgtggcggcggcagcATCCTCATGATGGACCTGTATCCTCGGGCTTCGCCATTGCAACAACATTTGCTCCAGCGTCTGCGTGGCTtcgccgttgcgacggcgtttgctccagcgtcggcgcggagcttgggaggtagtccaggagcggatacagattgtggtctgcatcgacgacatctggaagatggAGCATGTGCTGcgctcgtggttcgtggatggcagataTGGCTTCCTACTTCGGCGTTTTAGTCGTGGTGGGATGTCaaatctggagttcgatggcatgTCCAGAGTGTTGCCCCGGTcagattcgttcaacggtaagggcttcacttttggtgagccaccttggaggtccgcaaagctgcatatctgTGATGGATCCgcatcgagctcgggtgaggagatgattcgtcattctttttttcggtggctgctgtggtggtgccggaggcaggtgacgggcgttggtgtcaagctcagagatgttttgctgttttttcagttttgtcatgtcggtctttacgtgacttgtactttattctttatgatatgaacgagacacgtattaccatgcaaaaaaagatACATGGCCTATATAAACCACATGCACACAGAGCATGTACATTTCTTATATGTGTTATTTTTTCAAAAACATCTTGAACATTatttgtcgggggaaacgacacctatggggtcccgggggatcccttctacggttggcggggcgtggagcTGCGCGAAGAGCAGGTCGAGAAGATCaacgcgaggggatttttacctaggttcggggcgcaaacgatgcgtaaaaccctagtcctgctcgTCTTTGTTtatttgagttcttgaactagctgcggtgcaatGCCCAGtcaaaaaagtctgaatccttccacagtatgcctcgggccttcttttatatgtcaaaggggtcgccatggtggcacacagaaggtggaaagtgtctacagtgtacaagtttatcactTGGCACCATAGGataaatgcatttaatgcgctgccaacatgccctcttgctttatcggggacgacaatgAAGCTCGTCttgtccgtcgccgccccgccttgctccgacacgcgtccaagATGATGAGGCATggagcgccatgctggctggctggctgctgagctggtgtggtgacagggtcttcacgaagatctacatgccaccacacaggtgcttggctagttggcgGGCTGGTCGCCGCATCTGAACGACTATGGGGTAGCGAAACATTGGCAGGTGTGGGCTTGGCCGCGGCCC
This genomic window contains:
- the LOC123160789 gene encoding protein transport protein Sec61 subunit gamma, with translation MDAVDSVVDPLREFAKDSVRLVKRCHKPDRKEFTKVAARTAIGFVVMGFVGFFVKLIFIPINNIIVGSG